Sequence from the Sciurus carolinensis chromosome 1, mSciCar1.2, whole genome shotgun sequence genome:
AGGGTAGAGAAATTTAGGAGTGACTGTTACCAGTTACACCCATTACACAATAAGCTCACAGGCACTGCATGCCAATGTTTGCATTTGTTGTTGGCTTATTTATCTGAGATGGCATATCTCAGTATTTATTTTCACAAGAGGGCCCAGGACTGAGGCCTGAGACGGAGTTGAGAGGGTATACTGTGGAAGAAGTGCCAGAGAGACTAGGTGGGACTAGCAGGGAAGAAGGCAAGGCCCAGGACATTGCCACAGAAGCCAAGAGAGAGTCAGGCGTGAAACCAGAGGAGGACAGGCTGCTGAGGACGAAGGGCCTACAACATGAATGTGACTCTCAAAAGTATCCTCTGTGGAGTGTGTGGATGGAGAAGCGTGGAGGGTGAGTGGGAGCTGATGGAAAGGGTGCAGACCATGTGGTAGAGAAGATCGGGCAATGAAGTACAGTAACCACCTAACAGAGGccctggaagaagaaaaacatgtacGGACAGTTAATAAACGAGAGCAGTTCAGCTTCCTTagtgatcagggaaatgcaaattaagacacAATGTGATATTATTTTATAGCAATTCCATTGTGCAAACATTTTAAGTCTGACAATACCAAGTGTTGGGGAAATGTGGATCCACAACGTCTCTCATACACAGATGGTGGGACTGTCCATtgatacagtcactttggaaaacagtcccACATTATCACATACCTTATCCCCTGTCTTTTCACTCCTTGATCATGTGACACAGAGATATGTACAAGAATTCATAGTATTCACAGAGGCAGAAACCTAGAAAAAGTCCAAATGCCTCAAGAGGAGAACAGATGACTAATCGATGGCATTTCCGCCCACAGTGTTATATAGCAGAGAAATGGCTGAACTCCAGGTATGTGCTCAGTGTTGATGACTCCTGAACTGTGATGTGATGGGAGGAAGAGCCCAGGAAGTTTTCATAGATCATAATTACCATTattataaagtacaaaataagtacaggctgggcatggtggtgtgcgcctgaaatcccagcagctcgggaggctgagacaggaggttcaaaaccagcctcagcaaaagtgaggcgctaagcaactcagtgagaccctgtctctaaatataggactggggatgtggctcagtggtcgagtgctcctgagttcaatccccagttccagaaagaaagaaaaagaaagagcaggaGACTGAGAATACATGAGTCAAGATAGCGGTTACTTTGCATGGGAGGTGACAGAGAGATGGGGTGGTCAAATGACAAGGATGCTTATTACACTCAAGGAAACAGACAAGGCCTCCTATGGaagtatttttattcaaaaacCTGGGAATCTATTCAAACCATGAAATGTAACTAcctaatttcaaaaaaaataccAGGCACAGAGAAACATGTTCAGCAGCACCAAAGGGGAATCCAGAAAATCCACCAATCAGGAAAATCCAGAACGCAGAAAACTATAGGGCAAACAGTTCAGattcatcaacaaataaattacgaaaaacatttcaatttttttttaaagggtgggAAAACCAATAAGTTAAAAGAGATGTGGTGGGGCTGggagcgtagctcagtggtagagagcttgccaagcatgcgtgaggccttgggttcaatccccagtgtgaaAGAGATGCAGAAAGAAACCAAATGGACTATGTGGAGCTTCTCTGGCTCCTGATTCCAGCaaatcaactattaaaaaaacACTGATAAGACAGTCGGAGGTATCTGAAAGTTGATGGATGATGGGGAATACTATGAAattgttagtttttttaaaaaaattttagttgtagatggacacaatggctttattacattttttatgtgtgctgaggatcaaacctagtgcctcacatgctaggcaagtgctctaccactgagctacaaccccagtcctgaaattgttaattttttcatttgatgATGGAATTGTAATTTTACTCAAAGTCTTTATCTCTTAGAGATATAActacaatatttttgaaaaattccaatAATATTTGTCCCATACTTTCCTCATGACATTGTCATTTGTGTGCTAATCTTACACACAGACACAATTTCTATCCAACAGGATTGTATTTCCAAGACACAAAAGACTGCTACCTACTATGATCTGTGAGACCTCAGCACAATACTTTGttgaatcaaaaaacaaaaaagaggaaacacaaaCATCAGAAGGCTAAGCATGGCCCAGTGATAAGAAGTAAATCCTTATTTCATACAACTCTTTATACCTGAAGTCTAAAACCAAAGTCTCCAGAAAGGAAGAGTAGGGACACAAAGCTGCCATGACCACTCATGAGGGGCACGTTCCTTGGACAACGAGGCGGAGATAGCCCTGGCTGGGCTGAGTGCCCCTGACACACTCCCCACACAGCCGGATCTAAATGACAAGGTCTCTACCACCAGACTGCGGGCCCCGCCGCGgctctcctcccacagggccaccCTGGGTGAATGGTTGAGAGCCTGAAGGAGGAAATCGAGGCAACCTCCAGAGAAGGAAGAGCACAGGCCACAAAGAGCAGGTAACATCCTGGTGTCCACGTCAGGAATGCCAACTAGGGGCCAGTCAAAGCAGGGACCCTGGCATGTCTGCAAGTCCACGGGTGGGGGCCCCAGTTCTGAGGAGCCAACGAAGGGACTGGAGAGTGGCTCAGGGGTGGCATGCAACAGGAAGAGGGGGACGCCACCTGGGCTTGGCTGGCCAAGGCCCAGCCTGGTCCCTTCTCCGTGCAGAAGGATGTGGGCTACCACAGGAATGCAGGCAATGCTAACGTGAGTAGAACACTGAATTCCTCAGCCCGGCAGGGAGGCTGACTCCACAGCAGATCAGCCGTTTTTAACTACAGAATGAGAACCCAGCACCCCACACAGTGCAGGGGCCCCTGGGGGGTGAAGGGGGTTCCCTCTGCCTGCAGTGGGATAAGGGTAGGAAGAGCTCCCCGCGGGAGCTTTCAAGACTGATCTGAATGGAAGAGGAGCCCCGTGAACAAAGGCCCAGAGACACAAAAATACAGTGCCCTGCCTGATGCCCATTGAAGCTGCTAGAGGCCCCAGGTGTTTTCTACTCTTGTTCCCCTGTTAACATAAAAAACTCATTACAGAGgaactgtttctttttacttctagGAGTTTAACCCAGACCAGTAATCAGGGATGTATGCCAAGACACATTCACAATGCTCAATACAAAAAAccattcagtccccagtacgagaaaaaaaattacaggaagcCACACGGCCATATCGGAGTTAGATGAATTGAAATACTATGTAGTCATCAAAAAGCGTGTTGTCAAAGATTAATTAATGGTATGGAAATGGCTACCCATGATAATGATTTTAACTTGATGAAAACAAAGTACAATGCtttttttgatactagagatttaatccaggggtaataagccactgggctatatccccagccctttttattttttattttgagacagtgtctcactatgttgcttagatccttgctaaattgctgagactggcctcaaacttgcaatcctcctacctcagcctccctagtcactggaattacaggtgtatgccattgCTCCCAGCCacaatgcatatttttaaagaataacaatAAACACAATGTACAAGGAGTCTATCTTGGCATAGGGAGGTTATCAGCAATAATTTTGTCCTTGTATAATTTCTACAATGaacatgttttactttttaaaaattagataaaaagcttgggatatagctcagtgatagagcaactACTTAgaatgctcaaggtcctgggttcaattcccagcaccacaaaaaaataaagaaaaattagatagAAACACAACAGAGGTTACTGAAACACACAGGTGAGAACAGGCCCACGGAACTGGCTCACCTTCTgcaggatgggggtggggcagaTGTTGTCAAACAGGACTGAGTTGAAGATCCCATACACACCGTCATCAAGATGGTACACGATGGTCTTGGGGGCGGAACCATTTTCCTCTGCAggtggggagggatggggggcAGCACAAGCAGAATGTGAGAGAGCGGAGGGGAGCGGGGAGTTGGCACCACTGTGGACCCAGCAGGATGCCAGGGCTGCCCCTTCCCCAACTATGGAGTAGGTCCTGCAACAGAAGCCACCAACAGCCAACCTCCTGATGACGTGGGTTCACTGTCGAGGTGGGAACACTCCCCCTGGCTGCTGAGCAGTCCTGCCCAGGACACTGCCTGCCTGCAGCTGTAGCAAAGGCAGAAGAGTGGCCCACCCAAACTCAAGACCCCAAGAGGTGAAGCCTCTTGCTCAGAGGCCCACGACAGGGTGGTGGATGAGCTGGAATGACAAGCCAGGTCTTCTGACTGGACTAGATAGGCTACTTCCCCAGATCGGTGACGCAGGCCAGAAGAATGTCATCCCTGGGCACGCACACACAGGACCTCTCTACCTGGAGCCCACCACCCTGCCATATGAATTCTCTCTGATGCTGTCCCAAGGGTCCTAGAACACAGGGCAAAGCCCAAGATCAGAATCTCTGGCACCTATCTCTCACAGAGCTCAGAGAGGTCCCTGGGAGGCCTGATCTGTCGCTCTGGAAGGACAGAAAAGAGTGTTGACACTGGCAGTGTGGGCAGACACTGGCAGTGTGGACACACACTGAGACAGCCTGGCCTGAACTGAATTCCAGCACTGCCCCTTATCAGTCCTGTGACCTTGGGCTGCTGACCCAACTTCTCCTTGCCTTCATTCTGTCATGTACAGGGGACTTTAACAAATATAAGTTGGTGATTATTTTATTAAGTTATGAGGCTGGATGAGCAGGAGTACCTTAGAGAGGAGATGGACATGGGGTCAAATACAGGCTTTACCTCTTCACAAGCTACTAAGCAATTCACTTGTATTCCGTTGACtgttttcctcatctaaaaaatgGAGTCAATAAAGAATCTATTCTCCCTAAGTCTGTCTTGATCTCAATCTGCACAAAATATGAACATGCGTAGGAAAAAGGATGCTAAACAAGTATCTTGGGGTGAGAGGACTTGATTGTTATTTTCCCTGCAGCAAGCACCCATTCTCCAGACTCCCCCCTACACCACCACTGGGCCTAAATCTAGACGCTGCTCAGCCAGCCACTGTCCCCAGCTTTAGGGAAGAATGGGCTCTGCTGCCCATCTGGCACCTACCCTCCCTGCCAGGCTGGTCCAGAAGAACCTCCTTCTTGGCGATGATGCTGACTGCCACGGTGAAGGCGGAGGTCACGTAGTAGCGCCCCAGCTCAGCAAGGATGTCCACACCGCAGCCCTCTGGGAAGTACAGGTCCAAGGCTGAGTTGATCACAGAAGCAATCTGGTGGGAGGGGATGAGGGGACAGTTGTGTGttcaaaatagactttaaatctATTCTAGTTTGAAAGGTGGGGTTTATGCTGAAGCTTGCTACAGCTCCAAGTCTGTTTCTTGAAAGCTGTTTTGATTTCAGGAAGAAAGATTTGGCAGCTAAGGCCCCAGCTGGTCACTGGGGACAGCTAgccaggcaggtgggagggggacaGGACTGAATCGTGACCCTCGTGCTTATATAAATCACCCTGCTCAGTGCCCTCACAATGGGGAGGAGCACTCTTTTATAAGGCTGGGTGCTCAAATTTCAGACAGATGGATCTTTCTTTCATAAATAACCAGTTCATTAAATAATACATAagattacagaaaaaaatcatttataagaaggaaaaagaagacaaaagacaCCTAATTCTGTCATGCTGATGAACCGCATCATTGTGAACTTTCTAGAGAAGctcctttaattctttttatgcaaacattattttttattataaacataacAGGTCTATGCATATGTTCTGACGGCCTGTTTTACTCCATAGATTGAGAATGCCCTTCCCATGTGAGTGAATATTTTCATCTTAAGAATGTTCCatgccaggcagggtggtgcatgcctgtaatcccagcaactctggaggctgaggcaggaggatctcacattcaagaccagcctcagcaacttagcaaggcaggttctaagcaacttagcaagactgtctgaaaataaaaaataaacaaagggctgtggatgtcactcagtagtacagtgcccctgggtacaattcccaatgcaaaaaaaaaaaaaaaaaaaaatccataatctAAACAATCCCAAGTATTAGATGGCCTAGGTATGTGCACTTGACTTTGGTTATGCACAAAGCTGCAACTCTCATCTCTGAGGCTAATTCTTTTGGTCCATCTGAATTAGCTCCTCAGGGTCAATTCCTAGATGTGGAGATTCTAGGAAAGGCTTTTTTCGAAGGAGAAATGACTCCTAGTGGTCAGAGTGAGGACTGCAATGGCATTTTTCAGACTTCATCTCACAGGTGGGAAGGTGGTTTTCCTTCCCCTGTCCTTCCCACCTGAGTTCTCATCAGCTCACCTGAGGGTGAATAGGGCATACTCAGACCCTCAAAGAGTCTTATGACATGCAAAGAGTTCTTGGCTAAGCTTCACACAGGTTGGGTAAGAACGGGCTGGCACAAGGCTGAGCCTGGTGTTCAGTCAGCTCTGCCATGGACTCAGGAAATGTCAAAACCCCTATGAGCCTCGGTTTGCTCAGTCATAGCACGAGGTTAACAAATAGTGAGACAATCCAGGGAAAGCAACAAGGACAGCATGTGGCACACAGGACCCACTCACAGTGAGCCCCTGGGATCACCACACCCCTCCACGGCCTCCCCCTGCTCCGTACCCAGAGGGCCCAGCAAGACACTCCCAGACCCAGGGTTACCTCTTCAAATCTCACTTTGGCTCCCTCTATGCCAGGGAAGCCGCCACCAAGGTCCAGAATGTGCATTGTGTGTCCCAACTCGGCACCCATTTCAAACACAAGGCGGGCATCTGCGATGGACTGAGCATAGGCCTGAGGGTCAGGACAGCCACTGCCAACATGAAAActggaaagggaggaagagactcGGCTTATGAGAACAGCCCCAAGTGTCATCACCCCAGTCCCAGCCTTGGGCAGACACAGGGGACAATGTGCCCATGTTAGAGGTACAAGGACTAAAGGCCTGAACCATTAAGTGGGTTGCAAAGGGCCATGTGGTAAGTGAGGAGTGGAGAGGAGGCACTTGCTGCTCCTCCCATTCTTCCATGCTGCCCCTGGAGAGGAACACTAAGGGCTAAGAACCGGGGCCCCAAAGTACCCAGATCCAGGCATGCCTGTCCCTCAGCTGTGGGGCCCAGACCAGTCATTCAGCCTGCCTTATTTAAATTTCCCCACGGCCAGGTCCCTGGGAAGAACCTCCTGGAATAAGACCTTCTGGAGAATGTGGGGTTAGGAAGGGGACATTCCAAACCTTCTTTTCAGAGAGAGGAAATTCTCAACTGGCAAAATTCCAGGCCTTACTTGGAGGCTCTGGGAAAAGTCTCATATAGAATGATTAATTCCTGGGAAACGAGGGCTGagcagggtgggggtggtggggatcCTGGTGCACACCTCACTCCCACCACCTCCACGTGGCTCTTCTTGGCATTTTCAAGCAGATGTCTGCAGGATTTCAGCGACGCTCCAAACTTCAGGCTCAGGCGGCTCAGGGAGTGGGAGTCATCGGTGGCAATGCACAGAACCATCCTAAGGAAACACGCAGTGCACCCCGCTGGGTGAATCCCACCTGCCCCACCCAACCAGGTCTCCTCTGAATCCAGGGTTGGGAACTCACATGGCTCAGAGCCAGAGTCCACAGTCttccatacccctcccctccctgctcagCCATCAACCTCTGAAGTCTTGGACAACCCATTCTCTAGATGCCCCAGGACACATCCCTACAGCCCCTGCCTGGTCTACCTCATCCAGTCTCCCCTGGGCAGCTCCCATTCTTCCAAATCAGCCTCCATACTTGGCAGAGTTTTCAAACTTTTCAAGTATGAGGGGAAACATTTtgcagaagataaaaaaaaaaaaaaggtcttatgAAGAACCCCAGTAACAAATGGAAGCTGCTTTGGGTGAACCAGAATAGCCTACCACTCAACCTGCTCTTCACCCAGAGCCCCTTCCTGGGATCCCCAGGGCATCAAGTAACCAGTAAAAGTTATAGTCAGAATGTCCAGCCCTGACCACTTCCAGAATCCATGTCTGCACGACATTCACTATGTGCTTCACCCATCACACAACATGCCCCAGCTACACATCACTGCTTATGCCTTGGATAACCCGTGCTGTTTCCAACACCAGTGCACTTGCTCAGGTAGTTCACTATGTGCCCTCCCCAAATCTTATTCACTCCCCAAGGCCCAATTCCAATGCCACCTCCTCCTGAAGCTCTCCTGACCATCCCCCCTAGGTTCTCAAGCCTGTGACTTGACCTCCATACCGTGCGCCGTCTCTGCCTGGGTTGTAACCCATGAGTTCTGCCTTTGATCTAGTCAGGCCCTGACACCCTGTGTCCAGAGAGCAGTCACCCCAACCTCCGACGACTGTGGTCAGGTCCAAGACAGGGTCCTCTCCCCAGCTTCCCCCGAGACCTCCCACCCCCCTTCCTGCCCATACCCTGCAGCCCAGCCTCCCTGCATGAGTGACTCTCAGCTTACTTGGCACTGGGGTGGCTCCTGACCACCTTTGCCAGCTCCATCTCATTGTCGAAGCGCAGTAGCCGCACCCCATGCTTAGCAGCATACTTGATCTGTGCAATTTGCTTACAGGGGTTGGCATAGATGATCTTACTGGCAGGGACACCAATGCGCTGGACCAACTCCATCTCTGCCTGTGGGGTCCCAAAGGTGGCGGTGAGGAGGCACCACGGCCTGCTGGCCCATGGAAGCCAAGGAAGCACAGGTCAGGGGCAAAGTCTTAGCTACACATGGGGCGGTCCAAAACAAGTGGGCTGCCCCTTTAAGAcaacagataaacaaaaatcaGGATTTTATGCTGATTCACTCACTCTGAGCTGCTGCAGCCATACAATGGTGCACTGCACAATCCTGGGGAGTCCCATTCACAGCAATTATAAGGGATATTTGTACACTTATTATAACTCACCAGCAGTAAAGCACCTAATTCTTATAAAAATCAGTATATTTATTATAACAATTAAGTATCTTAAGGGGTACATTTTCTAATTCACATGAAGGCCCTATATGGACCCATGATGATCCTGACAACAGGCTTCTGATAAATTTTCATGgcaaatttaaatgttaaatgaatattacttggaaaacagtatagaagttccttaaaaaattaaaagtacagtTACTTTGATCCAGAAATATCATACTGGGTTTACAtccaaagaaactgaaattagagctgggcacagtggtgcacacctgtaattctgaCAAcctaagaggctgaggcaggaggatcgcaagtttgaggccatcctcagccacttagcaagaacctaaacaacttagcaagaccctgtctctaaataaaaataaaaagggctggagatgtgcttcagtggtaaagtgcccctgagttcaatcctagtaccaa
This genomic interval carries:
- the Azin2 gene encoding antizyme inhibitor 2 isoform X2; the encoded protein is MAGYLSESDFVMVEEGFSTRDLLEELTLGASQATTGEVAAFFMADLGAVVRKHFCFLKCLPRVRPFYAVKCNSSLGVLKVLAELGLGFSCANKAEMELVQRIGVPASKIIYANPCKQIAQIKYAAKHGVRLLRFDNEMELAKVVRSHPSAKMVLCIATDDSHSLSRLSLKFGASLKSCRHLLENAKKSHVEVVGVSFHVGSGCPDPQAYAQSIADARLVFEMGAELGHTMHILDLGGGFPGIEGAKVRFEEIASVINSALDLYFPEGCGVDILAELGRYYVTSAFTVAVSIIAKKEVLLDQPGREEENGSAPKTIVYHLDDGVYGIFNSVLFDNICPTPILQKKPSTEQPLYSSSLWGPADGSDCVAEGLWLPQLHVGDWLVFDNMGAYTVGTGSLLGGTQACRITYAMSRVACSYRWMRSQRVG
- the Azin2 gene encoding antizyme inhibitor 2 isoform X3, producing MAGYLSESDFVMVEEGFSTRDLLEELTLGASQATTGEVAAFFMADLGAVVRKHFCFLKCLPRVRPFYAVKCNSSLGVLKVLAELGLGFSCANKAEMELVQRIGVPASKIIYANPCKQIAQIKYAAKHGVRLLRFDNEMELAKVVRSHPSAKMVLCIATDDSHSLSRLSLKFGASLKSCRHLLENAKKSHVEVVGVSFHVGSGCPDPQAYAQSIADARLVFEMGAELGHTMHILDLGGGFPGIEGAKVRFEEIASVINSALDLYFPEGCGVDILAELGRYYVTSAFTVAVSIIAKKEVLLDQPGREEENGSAPKTIVYHLDDGVYGIFNSVLFDNICPTPILQKKPSTEQPLYSSSLWGPADGSDCVAEGLWLPQLHVGDWLVFDNMGAYTVGTGSLLGGTQACRITYAMSRVACGDCSGGLLWPCPWLSSGFREALRRQLLPAEQDEDAEGMCKPLSCGWEITDTLCVGPVFTPASIM
- the Azin2 gene encoding antizyme inhibitor 2 isoform X1, coding for MAGYLSESDFVMVEEGFSTRDLLEELTLGASQATTGEVAAFFMADLGAVVRKHFCFLKCLPRVRPFYAVKCNSSLGVLKVLAELGLGFSCANKAEMELVQRIGVPASKIIYANPCKQIAQIKYAAKHGVRLLRFDNEMELAKVVRSHPSAKMVLCIATDDSHSLSRLSLKFGASLKSCRHLLENAKKSHVEVVGVSFHVGSGCPDPQAYAQSIADARLVFEMGAELGHTMHILDLGGGFPGIEGAKVRFEEIASVINSALDLYFPEGCGVDILAELGRYYVTSAFTVAVSIIAKKEVLLDQPGREEENGSAPKTIVYHLDDGVYGIFNSVLFDNICPTPILQKKPSTEQPLYSSSLWGPADGSDCVAEGLWLPQLHVGDWLVFDNMGAYTVGTGSLLGGTQACRITYAMSRVAWEALRRQLLPAEQDEDAEGMCKPLSCGWEITDTLCVGPVFTPASIM